A single genomic interval of Spirosoma linguale DSM 74 harbors:
- a CDS encoding Integrase catalytic region (PFAM: Integrase catalytic region~KEGG: maq:Maqu_3180 integrase catalytic subunit): MANQRLPMHLLRQILLLQQQHKSIRDIARSLGLARNTVRGYLRMLPDPATLSLPQLSDQQLDELVQSRPPAPSPDAPLTILQQRFAQIDRELTRPGVTRYSLWLDYKAEHPNGYQYTQFCHYYQLWSQRQQTSMHIEHKAGDKLFVDFAGKRLSLVDQTTGEVRPVEFFVAVLGCSQLTYAQVVATQRKEDFITALQNALHYFGGVPAAIVPDNLKAAVIRSDRYEPQINETLADFALHYQTTILPARSGKPRDKALVEGAVNILYRRIYAPLRNEVFHRLDDLNAAIRPLLDAHNQMRFQNRGHSRQSQFEERERMHLMGLPNTAYLIKHYAGSRVQKNGHVLLSEDKHYYSVPYRYIGQWVRLIYTASSVEVYCQHQRIATHQRLQGQYHYSTLKEHLPPAHQWISDWSPETFVRRADRIGPQTRQAVEAILTSRAHPEQAYKSCQGVLSLEKKVGRERLERACQRALCYQSVSYKVIRSIIERGLDTLSDASPVSSVPSHENIRGASAYQ, encoded by the coding sequence ATGGCCAACCAGCGTCTTCCTATGCACCTACTCCGTCAGATTCTGCTTCTCCAGCAGCAACATAAGTCTATCCGGGATATTGCCCGTTCGCTAGGCCTGGCTCGCAATACCGTCCGGGGCTACCTGCGCATGCTTCCCGATCCGGCAACGCTTTCCCTCCCGCAACTCTCCGACCAACAGTTGGATGAGCTGGTACAAAGTCGTCCGCCTGCGCCCTCACCCGACGCCCCCCTAACTATTCTTCAACAACGATTCGCTCAGATTGACCGCGAACTGACCCGACCCGGCGTTACCCGGTATAGTCTTTGGCTGGATTACAAAGCCGAACATCCCAACGGCTATCAGTATACGCAGTTCTGCCACTATTATCAGCTTTGGAGCCAGCGGCAGCAGACCAGCATGCACATTGAGCACAAAGCGGGCGACAAACTCTTCGTCGACTTTGCGGGCAAGCGGCTCTCGCTGGTCGACCAGACAACAGGGGAGGTTAGGCCGGTCGAGTTCTTCGTGGCCGTGCTGGGTTGCAGTCAGCTCACTTACGCCCAGGTAGTGGCTACTCAGCGCAAGGAGGACTTCATCACCGCCCTGCAAAACGCCCTGCATTACTTCGGGGGCGTACCAGCGGCCATCGTGCCCGATAACCTCAAAGCGGCTGTGATTCGCTCGGATCGCTATGAACCCCAGATCAATGAGACGCTGGCTGACTTTGCGCTCCATTATCAAACGACGATCCTGCCGGCCCGGAGCGGTAAGCCCCGCGACAAAGCTCTGGTCGAAGGAGCCGTCAACATCCTCTATCGACGCATCTACGCTCCCCTGCGCAATGAGGTCTTTCATCGACTTGACGATCTCAATGCGGCTATCCGCCCCTTACTCGACGCCCACAACCAAATGCGCTTTCAGAACCGGGGCCATAGTCGGCAGTCGCAGTTCGAGGAGCGGGAGCGAATGCACTTGATGGGGTTGCCCAACACGGCTTATCTCATCAAACACTATGCGGGGAGCCGGGTTCAGAAAAACGGCCATGTACTGCTGTCAGAAGACAAGCATTATTACAGCGTACCCTATCGCTACATCGGCCAGTGGGTACGGCTGATCTACACGGCGTCAAGCGTTGAAGTCTACTGCCAGCACCAGCGTATTGCGACTCACCAGCGATTACAGGGACAGTACCATTACTCGACACTCAAAGAGCATTTGCCCCCAGCCCATCAGTGGATCAGTGACTGGAGCCCGGAGACGTTCGTCCGTCGGGCCGACCGCATTGGCCCCCAAACCCGGCAGGCCGTCGAAGCCATCCTAACGAGCCGGGCGCATCCCGAACAGGCTTATAAGTCGTGCCAGGGTGTACTAAGTCTGGAAAAGAAAGTGGGTAGAGAACGTCTGGAGCGGGCCTGCCAACGGGCGTTGTGCTACCAGAGCGTGAGCTACAAAGTCATCCGATCCATCATCGAACGCGGGCTGGATACGCTCTCCGATGCCAGTCCTGTCAGCTCAGTACCCAGCCATGAAAACATCCGGGGCGCATCAGCCTACCAGTAA